The Streptomyces griseiscabiei genomic sequence GACGGTGACGCTGTCGGCCATGTTGGTCTCGACGCCGGAGGTGCCCACCCGGTCGATCACGTTGCCCTCGACGAGTCCGCCCCGGACACCGGTCAGGTAGACGCCGTTGCAACCGTAGGCGCTGTTCGCCTGCGAGATGTAGTTGCCGCGCAGAGTGACGTCGGTGTGCGGGGTGAAGCGGGAGTCGGTGGCCGTGTCGCGCTTGCCCCAGCCCGTGTAGACGGCCCCGGGCGCGTCCCCGGCGTACTGCTTCACGACGATCCCGCCGAACGAGGTGTTCTTGATGGTGGAGTTCTCGACCGTGACGCCGTCGAGGACCGTGGGAGCACCGGGCGCAGTGATGTCCTTGACGCCGGTGATGAAGGCGATGCCGCCGGTGTCCTTCGAACGGTCCCAGCCCTGTTGGAACGTGATGCCCGGCCTGTTGTCGGCGCTGCTGCCGCCGATCCACCTGACCTCGCCGGTGACGTCGTGCACGTCGACCGAGTCGATCACGAAGTGGTGCAGGGTCTGGCCGTTGTCGCCGTGCACGCCGATGCCGCGGAAGTCGCCGAGCTTCGAACCGTCCGTCGTCCCCGTGGGAACCGCGTTCGACACGTCGAGGTTGCGGATCTCCCAGTACTCCTGGTTGTTCAGCCGCACCGCGTCGCCGACGGTGCCCTGGCCGGCGATCTTCGGCTTGGCGCCGACTCCGTAGCTGTCGATGGTGATCGGGGCGCCTTCGGTGCCGGACCCCTTGGGCCACAGTTGCCCGGTCCAGCTGTCACCGGCCTCGAAGCGAATGACGTCTCCGGGCTGGAACGTCGTCGAGTTCACCTTGGTCAGCGAGCGCCAAGGCGCGCTGCTCGTACCGGCGTTGCTGTCGCTGCCGCTCGCGCTCACGTAGTACGTGGTGCCCGCGGCGAAGGCCCGCTGCGCGGGGATGAGCACGATCGACGCGAGCACGACTGCCAACGCGCACAGCGCGGCGCCAACTGCTCGTGACACAAGTCTTCGACTGGCGATCATTGCCCTCTTCTTGTCGTCTGAGGTGGTGAAGTACTGGCTCCTGTCGTGACGCCCACAGCCAGGGCGGCGTGTAACGGCTCTGGGCGCGGGCAGTCCGGGACCGCGCGGTGGACCCACCAACGGGTGCGCGACGGCATGGGCACGACTCCGGCCGGACGTGCGCCGGGCGGGCTGACCTCGCCCCTGAGCCGCACTTCCTGCCTCACAGTTCCCTCCCGGATGGAGGTTCGGCCGGCGATCGTGGGACGGACGGTCGCGAGGGGGCGGCCGTGGACGCTTTCGAGTGGGCAGGCGTCGCGGATACCGCTACCTTCAGCACGCGACAGGCCCGCCGCGTGCTGAAGGACAGACCCGTGTCCCCGGCCGCCGCAGGTCGCACGCCTCCTGGTTGTCGCGCTCACGCTGCGCGTTGTCAGCGGTGCCGCGCGACCGCCGGCGTTGGGCGAGCGACCTCATGCCTGCCCTTCGGAGGAGCTGGGAAAACGCATTCCAGGCAGTGTGCCCAGCGTGATCGAGTGCGTCAAGGTTCCGAACAGATCGCCGCGTCAGCGAGGCTGAGTGCCCGCGGAACATCAGCGATGCAACCCTCGGAGCCCACCGGAAGACGGTCGACAGGTCGGTAGGCCGGCAGGACCAGTCGGCAACGGGGCTCAACCCGCCCGGTGCACAGCGAGGGCAGACCGCGGTTCAGACCCGTCCCGTCGTCGGCTTCACCAGGTACTCAGCCAAGCACCGGCTGCCCTGGTTGCTGCTGCCGTTGGCGCTCCATTCGATGGGGGTGCTGCCGGTGTTCCCAGCCTTGTACACGTCGGCCTCGCCCCCGGGCGGGACTCGACGGCGAAGCCGCATGGACGCCGAGCGCGTCTCCGCTGGTGACGCCTGTGACCGCGAAGGAGCCAGAGCTGGTGCAGTCTGGTCACGCAGAGCGCGGGAAATCGCATTCCGAACGCTGCGTGCCCGCATGTGCCAAAGCCCAGGAGGCGTTCAGCAGTTGGATTCACGGTGCCGCTGACGGGGTCCGCGTCAAGAGGAAACGCCCCGGCCCCAGTCAACGGCACGGGCTGCCTCAGATGACCCGGATCACCGTGCTGTCGCGCACCACGACCTGCCCCCGCATCACCAGGTGCACGGCCTCGGCCCGAGGCTCAAGTGCGAGGCGGACCGCCTCGGCACCTGCTCGTGCCAGGGGCAGCGACACCGTCGTCAGCCGCGGGGTCACGTCGGTCGCGAGCTCGATGTCGTCGAAACCGGTCACTGAGATGTCCGTCGGCACGGCCACGCAGTCGGCCCTGAAGGCGGACATCGCGCCGATGGCGATGGTGTCGTTGGCGGCGAGGACCACCTGGGGCGGCTCCAGCCCGTCGGTGACCAGCCGCCGCGCCGCGTCAAAGCCCCCTTGGCGGCTCACCGCAGAGTGCACGATCCGGATGTGCCTCTCCTCGACACCGCCGTCCCGGAGCCCGGCCACGAAGCCCGCGGTGCGGGCGGAGACGTTCCCCAGATCGCGCAGACCGGCGAAAATCGCCACACGCTGGTTGCCCAACTCGGCAACATATTCAGCCAGTTCCTTCGCAGCGCCGTGGTTGTCGAAGCTGATGGAGTCGAACGGCATGTCGGTATCGCCGACGATCACAACCCGCCCGCCCTCGTTCTCGAGCCCGACCAGCTCGTCCAGCAGGCGCCCACCCAGGGCGTTCGCGTCGAGTCGGCTAGAGGTCAGGATGAGCGCCCGCGGCCGCAGCGCGCGCTGCAGCCGAACGGTTTCCAGCTGGCGCTCGGCGGTGCCATGGGTCGACGAGACGGTCACGAACGCCCCGGCTTCGCGCGCCTGCCGTTCCATCGCCGCGGCGACCATGCCCATCGACGGGGTCGTGAGATCGTCCCCGACGACGGCGATCGAGTCGTTCGCGCGCCGCATCGCCCGGGCCGAGGCGTCAGCGGTGTAGCGCAGTGCGGCCGCGGCGGTGAGGACTCGCTGCCGGTACTCGGACGCGACGGTCCGGGAACTGCCGCCCAGGACGCGTGACGCGGTGGTGACCGATACCCCGGCGGCGGCCGCGACGTCGCGCAGGGTGACAGTGGGCCTGGCTGCATGGGGCATCGTGCTGTTCCTCCCGCACAAACGAGCCGTGTCCGGCGCCAGCCGAGGATATCTGCGGCAGGTCGCGGACGGGATTCGGACGGTGCCGGAGACAGCGGCCCGCAGCAGTGGCGGGCCGGAGACAGCGGTCCGCAGTGGCGCTCGGCGGTGTACTTCGAGGTGCCCCGGCTTGCGGAGTCTTGACGGTCCCGGTCCAAGGCTCCTCGCAGAGCGACGTGTACGGCATGCTCCTGGCCTCTGTCGCGTGCGACGGCGAGGCGGAAACGACGGCCGGCGAGCGGAATGCCGTCCCCGGGCGGATCCCCGGGCGGATGAGGTGGCCCGCCGGACCGTGGTCGCCGGGGCCCGGGCCGGGACTCCGTCCCCGTGCTCCGGACCCGACGCCGTATCGGGGCCGACCGCGCTTGCCACAGGCGGGATGGACGCGTGTCGCCCCGGGTGAGCGGTCCACCCGCGAAGGTACCGCCCATGCTCACCTCGCCCCGCAAAGCGCTGTGCTTGCTCGGGGCACAATGTGTGGCATGGAACATGGGCCGGCAGCGCCTCTACCACGGCGCGGGAAGCGCGTATCCGGAAAGCGTCAGGCGACTCTGCACGACGTAGCGCGGGTGGCGGGAGTCTCCCAGGCCACGGCCTCACGCGTGCTCAACGGCAGCACCCGCACCGTCCGGCAGGAGAACGCCGCCCGAGTGTTCGCCGCCGCCGCGGAACTGGACTACACGCCGCACCTGTCCGCCCAGGCAATCGCCCGAGGTTCGACGAACACCACCGCGCTGGTCGTCAGCGGCGTCGACGACCCGTACTTCTCCGCCATCGCGGGAGGAGTGACGCAGGTGGCAGAGGCAGCAGGTCTGATCGTGACCATGGCGGTCGCAGACCGCTCCCCCGAGCAGGAACTCCAGATCGTCAGGACCCTGCGCGGCATGCGACCCCGCGCCATCGTCCTGGCCGGCAGCCGCATTGATGACGCCAACGCCCGCGACGCTCTCCTCGACGAACTCGGCGCCTACCGGGAAGCAGGGGGCAGCGTGGTCCTGATCGGCCGGCACGATCTGCCGTTCCGCACCGTGAGTGTCGACAACTACGGCGGAGCGCGGCAGCTTGCCCGAGCGCTGGTGGGTCTCGGCTACCGACGATTCGCGATGGTGCGCGCGAGCCATGGACTCAGGACGTCCCGCGACAGGTGCACTGGCTTCGTGGAGGGCCTGCGCGAGTTCGGCATCGACGTCGACGAAGGGTTCGTGGTCGAAGCCGAGTTCAGCCGCCGGGGCGGCGGCGAGGCCGCCCGCGAACTCGTCGAGCGGGGCCTGGACGGAACGGAGCTGGTTTTCGCCGTCAACGACGTCATGGCGATCGGTGTGATGACTGCACTCCGCGACACCGGGGTGGTGCCCGGCCAGGACATCGCCATCGCCGGCTTCGACGACATCGGGTCGGCGGTGGACGTCGACCCAGCGCTCACCACAGTTTCCGTACCTCTGCAGCAAGTCGGGGTCTGCGCGATGGAACTCGCGCTGAACATCGACGCCTCGCGGATCGTGCCGGTCTCCACGAACGTTGTCCTGCGCGGCAGTACGCCCCGCCTGTGATGGTGTCGCCCTTCCACGGCGCGTAGCGGCTGAGGGTGAGCGCTTCAGCTTCGACAACAGTGCCGGGATCAGGCCAGATTGTACAGGAAAGCTGACCGACCTTCCCCAGTCTCCGCCCGTAGTGCTTCCTTGGTTCGTGGCGGATGTGTTCGCGTGAACATTCGGGCCCTGCAGCAGTTCGTGAACCAGTCGCCGTGGAATCCTGTGCCGGTGCGGCGACGGATCGCCGAGCGGCTGCCCGAAGGCGTCAGGTCCGAGGTGCGGGTGATCGACGACGTGTCGTTCCCCAAGTACGGCAAAGCGTCGGTCGGGGTGGCCCGCCAGTACTGCGGAGCGGTCGGCAAGCGGGCGAATTGCCAGGTCGCGGTCAGCGTCCATGCCGCCACCGACACCGCCTGATGCCGCTTGGACCGGCAGTTGCATCTGCCACGTGAATGGACGGACGAGCCCGACCGATGCGGCAGGGCAAAAGTCCCCGACGACGTGGTGCGCCAGGAGAGGTCGCGTCTGGCGCTCGGCCTGCTGAACACACTCGCCCAGTGGCAGTCGCAGGCGCCGGTCATCGTCGCCGCCACCGGCTACCGCGTCAGTACACCCCGCAGGATCGCTCACCGGAAGCGCGGGCTGTGGGGCGTGTGCGGCGAGCGGTCCGATCGCCTCGTCGCGCTGGCGTCGGACGGTGGGCTCGGAGATGTTGTTGCCGTCGGCCATGTCGGCAGGCGCTGGTTGTGGCGCAGTACAACCAAGACGATCACTGCGATCCGTCTTAGAGGACGTTCGTTTCATCTATGCGATGGTTTATGGCGATTGGCGCGTGCCGGGAATCAGTGTGTACAGGCTGGACGGGCGGTATGTCTCTTCGGTCGCAACGCACCTGATCTTGCGTTTCAACCTAGTTGCTACCGAAAGCTCCTGTCCGGTTCGAATACGCACCTGAACTTGACTTTTGCCTCGCCCGATCGAGCGATATGCCCGATCGGGAGCCCCGTGCATGAGTATCCCCATGGCCACTTCGCAGCAGCGCAAGCCGTACCTGAGTGATCTCTCCGACGCCCGCTGGGAGTTGATCGAGCCGATCTTGACGGCCTGGCGGGCCGAGCGTCAGAAGACCTCGCTCAACCTCGGCTGCAAGGTCACTGACCTGCGAGAGGTCATGAACGCGATCCTCTTCCTCAACCGGACCGGAGTCCCGTGGCGCTACCTGCCCCACGACTTCCCGCCGCACACCAGCGTGTTCAGCTACTTCAGCGCCTGGACCGCCGACGGCACCATCGAGAAACTCGGCGTCCGCCTGCACCGAATGGTCCGTGAACAGGCAGGACGCACCGCCGAACCCACCGCCTGCGTCCTCGACGCACAGAGCGTAAAGACCGCCACCAGCGTCCCAACCGACACCCAGGGCACCGACGCCGGCAAGAAAATCGTGGGCCGCAAACGCAGCATCGTCGTCGACACCCTCGGCCTGTTACTCCTGGTCATCGTGACCGCAGCCAGCGTCTCCGACAACGAGGCCGGCAAACAGCTCCTCACCCAGATCACCGCCGAACACCCCACGATCACCAAGGCATGGGTCGACACCGGCTACAAGACCCAGGCCATCGAGCACGGCGCCGCCCTCGGTATCGATGTCGACGTCGTCCCCAGGAACACCCAGGTCAAAGGGTTTTCCGTGATTCCGCGAAGGTGGGTGGTGGAGCGCAGTTTCGGTTGGATCATGATGCACCGCCGCCTCGCCCGGGACTACGAGACCAAACCCGCCCACTCCGAGAGCATGATCCGCCTCGCAATGATCTCCAACCTCGCGAAACGAGCAACCGGCGAAACACCCATAACTTGGCACAACCCATGAACTATCCCGTCTTCAAACGGAACGTCCTCTTAGCGGCAGGATCCGCAGCGCAGAAGCGTGCACGTTCACAGACGCATGGTGACCGGCCGATGGGCGGTTTCCGCAGCCGACCCAGGTCGGCCGCCCTGACCGGCTTCCCACGCAACGGCTCCAGCCTGGCCCGCACGCTGACGTCCACCTCGACGTCCACCTCCAGCACATCGCCGACCTGCCGAACCATGACCAGCCCGACAGTCTCCCGCACCACGACCAGGATGCGCTGTCAGTCCGGCGGGAGCCTGCTCTCATACACGCAGGACGTGCGGTCCGGGATCATCATCACCGCTCGGCCGCCCACCTGCCCAGGCGCCGACCCCGCCGAGGCCCGCAGTTCGGCAAGCCGCTCGCCCACCGGCACAATGACCTTCTCAGCGACGGCGAGTTCGCCGCGCTCAGCCCGGAGCTCCGCCACCTGCTTGGCCGGCTGTTCTTCGAGTTCGTCCCATTCCGCGCGCCGCGCGGTGATCCCTTCCAGCAGCTCGGGACAGCCGCCCATCGCGCCGCGTCCGGGGGGGGGGGGGGGGGGGGGGGGGGGGGGGGGGGGGGGGGGGGGGGGGGGGGGGGGGGGGGGGGGGGGCGCGGGGGGGGGCGCGGGGGGGGGCGGGGGCGGGGGGGGGGGGGCGGCCCCCCCCCCCCCCCCCCCCCCCCCCCCCCGCCCCCCCCCCCCCCCCCCCCCCCCCCCGGGGGGCCGCCCCCGGCCCCCCCCCCCCGCCCCCCGCCCCGCTCAGAGCCTGCCCTCACCCCACGGGTGGTCACACCCCGGAGGAGACCTCCGCCTTGTCGGCGGCGTCGGCATCGCCCTCTTCGGCCGCCAGCGCCTTGTTGCGGCGGACGGAGGACCAGAAGGACCAGGCGATCAGGATGACACCGATGGAACCGGTGATGAACTCGTTGATCTCGTACTGGATGGTGACGAGCAGGATGCCGGCGAGGGCGCCGATCGCGTAGTGCGCGCCGTGCTCCAGGTAGACGTAGTCGTCGAGGGTGCCCTGGCGGACCAGGTACACGGTCAGCGACCGGACGTACATCGCGCCGACACCGAGGCCCAGCGCCATCAGGACGATGTCGTTGGTGATGGCGAAGGCGCCGATGACACCGTCGAAGGAGAAGGACGCGTCCAGGACCTCCAGGTAGAGGAACATGAAGAACGCGGCCTTGCCGGCGAGGGCGACGGCCGAGCGCGGCTTGCCGGTGCGCGCCGCCGCTTCCTCCTCCTCGTGCTCGCGCTCCTCGTCCTCCTCCAGCTTGTTCTCGAAGTACCCGGAGAGACCACCGACGATGAGATAGGTGATCAGACCCGCGAGTCCGGAGATCAGGACCGTCTGCGCCTTGTCGGCATGGGTGCCGCCGTGCTGGTGGGCGTTGGTCGCGAAGGTCATCGAGGTGATCAGCAGGACGATCATCGCGATACAGGCCGACAGCATGTCGACCTTGCCGAGCTTGGCCAGCGGACGCTCCAGCCAGCCCAGCCACTTGATGTCCCGGTCCTCGAAGATGAAGTCCAGGAAGATCATCAGCAGGAACATACCGCCGAAGGCCGCGATCGACGGGTGCGCGTCGGTCACGTACTGCTGGTACTGGTCCTTGTCGGTCAGCGCCAGGTCGACGGCCTCGATCGGCCCGAGCTTGGCGCTGATGGCGACGATGACGACGGGGAAGACCAGCCGCATACCGAAGACGGCGATCAGGATGCCGATGGTCAGGAAGATCTTCTGCCAGAAGGCATTCATCTTCTTGACGATCCCGGCGTTGACCACCGCGTTGTCGAACGACAGCGAGATCTCCAGGACGCACAGGATCGCGACGAGCCCGAGAGCCGTCCATCCGTCGTAGAGAACCGCTGCTACCAAGCCGAGCGCGGTGACCGCGAACGACCAGCCGAAGGTTTTCAGAACCACTGGCTACCCAATCGTGTGTGTACGGGGTTCCCCCGCGCCGCGCGCGGCTTTACGAAACTTTGAACCCGAAGTCTAGTCGGGTACCCCTCGCACCCCACACGGCCCCGGCTTTTGCGCTTATAGCGCTACGAGACGTTCACACCGAAGTCGAGTGCGATGCCCCGCAGACCGGACGCGTACCCCTGCCCCACCGCGCGGAACTTCCACTCGCCGCCGTACCGGTAGACCTCACCGAAGATCATCGCGGTCTCGGTGGAGGCGTCCTCGGAGAGGTCGTAGCGGGCGAGTTCCTGGCCGTCGGCCTGGTTGACGACACGGATGAAGGCGTTGCTGACCTGGCCGAAGGCCTGGCCGCGGTTCTCCGCGTCATGGATGGAGACCGGAAACACGATCTTGTCGACGGTGGCCGGCACCCGGGAGAGGTCGATGATCAGCGACTCGTCGTCGCCGTCGCCCTCACCGGTGAGGTTGTCGCCGGTGTGCTCGACCGAGCCGTCGGGACTCGTGAGGTTGTTGTAGAAGACGAACCACTCGTCCCCCAGCACCCGTCCGCCCTGGCACAGCAGCGCGCTGGCGTCGAGGTCGAAAGGGGCCCCGGTGGTGGTCCGAACGTCCCAGCCGAGCCCGACCAGCACTTGAGTGAGGTTCGGCGCGGCCTTGGAGAGGGAGACATTGCCCCCCTTGGCGAGCGTGACGCCCATGGTGTGTTCCTCCCCGATTTTCGAGCTTCCGTTGCTCAACTGTTCAGTTGTCCGCGTACGCGTGGGCCGTCCGCCCTCGTCGTACGAGCGCGTCCGGCGCCGCGGTCGCTGAACGACGGCGGCGCCGGACGTGGTGTCTGTGGTTCACGGGGGGTCTTCCCCCATGACTCAGACGTTCACACCGAAGTCCTGGGCGATACCGCGCAGACCCGAGGCGTAGCCCTGGCCGATGGCGCGGAACTTCCACTCGGCGCCGTGCCGGTACAGCTCGCCGAAGACCATGGCGGTCTCGGTGGAGGCGTCCTCGGACAGGTCGTAGCGGGCGATCTCCGCCTCGCCGGCCTGGTTCACCACACGGATGAAGGCGTTGCGGACCTGGCCGAAGGACTGCTGACGGTTCTCGGCGTCGTAGATCGAGACCGGGAAGACGATCTTCTCGATCTCGGCCGGGACGGTCGCGAGGTTGACCTTGATCTGCTCGTCGTCGCCCTCACCCTCACCGGTGGTGTTGTCGCCGGTGTGCTCGACCGAGCCGTCCGGGCTCTTCAGGTTGTTGAAAAAGATGAAGTTGGCGTCGCTGCTGACCTTGCCCGACGCTTCCAGCAGCAGGGCACTGGCGTCCAGGTCGAAGTCGGTGCCGGTCGTGGTGCGGATGTCCCACCCCAGTCCGATGATGACCGCGGTCAGGCCCGGCGCCTCCTTGGTCAGCGATACGTTGCCGCCCTTGCTGAGGCTGACTCCCACGAGGTCCTCCGTTTGGTTTCAGGGGCGGGAAGCCCCTGCGTTGCGTTGGTATCGGATCAACGTGTCGATCCTAGTGACGGGTTCCCGATCCCCGCAGGGTGTGGAGCCGAAGAATCACAGGGTGTCGAGGGCCGCGAGGTACTCGTTCAGGTCGCGGGCGTCCGGCAGGGCGTTGACGACCGACCAGCGGACGAGGCCCTCCTTGTCGACGATGAAGGTGCCGCGCGCCGCGCAGCCCTTGTCCGCGTCGAAGACGCCGTACGCCCGGGAGACCTCGCCGTGCGGCCAGAAGTCCGACAGCAGCGGGTACTCCAGGTCCTCCTGCTCGGCGAAGACCCGCAGCGTGTGGATCGAGTCGTTCGACACGGCCAGCAGCTGCACGTCGTCGTTGACGAACTTCGGCAGGTTGTCCCGCAGCTCGCACAGCTCGCCCGTGCACACCCCGGTGAACGCGAACGGGTAGAAGAGCACCACCACGTTCTTCTCGCCCCGGAAGTCCGAGAGCCGCACGGTGGCGCCGTGGTTGTCCTTCAGCTCGAAGTCGGGTGCCTTGTCGCCGACCTGGATCGCCATGATTCTTCCTGGGTCCCTTCGTGGGCTGTTCGGGTGACCCAGCCTACGCAGAGGCAGAAAACCCCTGGAGGCAGGCCCCGAAGGGGCCGCCCTCCAGGGGCGCGGGGAACTGCGCTACAAGCCACGACCGGCCCGCGGTCGCCGACGCGCAGAACCCACCGAGCTATCAGGCGAGCCTGCCGAGCCAAAGCGGCAGCGTCACGTCACCTCTTGCCGGACTTGGCGGCCTTCGGCGTCACCAGCCGGCTGCCGCTCCAGTCCTTGCCCACGCTGACACTCTTCGACGCGGACAACCCCGCAGTCGTCGCGGCCTCCGAAATGTCGCTGGGCTCCACATAGCCGTCACGCCCGGTCTTGGGCGTCAGCAGCAGGATCGAGCCACCTTCCTCGATGTACGTGGTGGCGTCCACCAGTACATCCGTCAGGTCGCCGTCGTCGTCTCGGAACCACAGCACGACGGCATCGGCCACGTCGTCGTAGTCCTCGTCGACGAGCTCACTGCCTACGACTTCCTCGATGGACTCGCGGAGCTCCTGGTCGACATCGTCGTCGTAGCCGATCTCCTGGACCACCTGCTCGGGCTGGAACCCCAGCCTCGCGGCAGGGTTCGTCCGCTCCTCCGCGTGGTCCGCGGTCGCGCTCACGGGTTGCCTCCTGATCATGTTCGGGTGGGGTCGCCCCCTGGGGAATGAGCCACGCGCGTGCGCGAAGCATTGGCCGTAGTCCACACGGGCGGGACGGATCGCGCAAGTACCCAGCCTTCCAGACCGCCGAAACGGTGACGATCCGGGCCGTGTCACCGCAACTCTCTGCGCCGATTCACAGCCTCACGTGACGCACGCCACACCGTTCTGCCCGTTTTGCGTATTCGGCAACCATAGGGGGATACGAGCATCGAATACCTTTACTACCTTTGTCGAGCCGATGACCTCCCTGGTTACCTCTCGGTAGAGGTGACGTTTGCGTCCCCGAGGTACACGATGGGGGGCGGTGCAGGCACCCTAGAGAACACCCTCGAAACAACCGCGAAGAACCCCGAGGAACCCCTGAAGAGCGGCCCTCTGACAGCTAAGGAAC encodes the following:
- a CDS encoding DUF3052 domain-containing protein; protein product: MSATADHAEERTNPAARLGFQPEQVVQEIGYDDDVDQELRESIEEVVGSELVDEDYDDVADAVVLWFRDDDGDLTDVLVDATTYIEEGGSILLLTPKTGRDGYVEPSDISEAATTAGLSASKSVSVGKDWSGSRLVTPKAAKSGKR
- a CDS encoding calcium homeostasis/redox stress adaptation protein; translation: MGVSLSKGGNVSLTKEAPGLTAVIIGLGWDIRTTTGTDFDLDASALLLEASGKVSSDANFIFFNNLKSPDGSVEHTGDNTTGEGEGDDEQIKVNLATVPAEIEKIVFPVSIYDAENRQQSFGQVRNAFIRVVNQAGEAEIARYDLSEDASTETAMVFGELYRHGAEWKFRAIGQGYASGLRGIAQDFGVNV
- a CDS encoding LacI family DNA-binding transcriptional regulator → MEHGPAAPLPRRGKRVSGKRQATLHDVARVAGVSQATASRVLNGSTRTVRQENAARVFAAAAELDYTPHLSAQAIARGSTNTTALVVSGVDDPYFSAIAGGVTQVAEAAGLIVTMAVADRSPEQELQIVRTLRGMRPRAIVLAGSRIDDANARDALLDELGAYREAGGSVVLIGRHDLPFRTVSVDNYGGARQLARALVGLGYRRFAMVRASHGLRTSRDRCTGFVEGLREFGIDVDEGFVVEAEFSRRGGGEAARELVERGLDGTELVFAVNDVMAIGVMTALRDTGVVPGQDIAIAGFDDIGSAVDVDPALTTVSVPLQQVGVCAMELALNIDASRIVPVSTNVVLRGSTPRL
- a CDS encoding LacI family DNA-binding transcriptional regulator, with translation MPHAARPTVTLRDVAAAAGVSVTTASRVLGGSSRTVASEYRQRVLTAAAALRYTADASARAMRRANDSIAVVGDDLTTPSMGMVAAAMERQAREAGAFVTVSSTHGTAERQLETVRLQRALRPRALILTSSRLDANALGGRLLDELVGLENEGGRVVIVGDTDMPFDSISFDNHGAAKELAEYVAELGNQRVAIFAGLRDLGNVSARTAGFVAGLRDGGVEERHIRIVHSAVSRQGGFDAARRLVTDGLEPPQVVLAANDTIAIGAMSAFRADCVAVPTDISVTGFDDIELATDVTPRLTTVSLPLARAGAEAVRLALEPRAEAVHLVMRGQVVVRDSTVIRVI
- a CDS encoding peroxiredoxin, which translates into the protein MAIQVGDKAPDFELKDNHGATVRLSDFRGEKNVVVLFYPFAFTGVCTGELCELRDNLPKFVNDDVQLLAVSNDSIHTLRVFAEQEDLEYPLLSDFWPHGEVSRAYGVFDADKGCAARGTFIVDKEGLVRWSVVNALPDARDLNEYLAALDTL
- a CDS encoding TerD family protein, encoding MGVTLAKGGNVSLSKAAPNLTQVLVGLGWDVRTTTGAPFDLDASALLCQGGRVLGDEWFVFYNNLTSPDGSVEHTGDNLTGEGDGDDESLIIDLSRVPATVDKIVFPVSIHDAENRGQAFGQVSNAFIRVVNQADGQELARYDLSEDASTETAMIFGEVYRYGGEWKFRAVGQGYASGLRGIALDFGVNVS
- a CDS encoding DUF475 domain-containing protein, translating into MVLKTFGWSFAVTALGLVAAVLYDGWTALGLVAILCVLEISLSFDNAVVNAGIVKKMNAFWQKIFLTIGILIAVFGMRLVFPVVIVAISAKLGPIEAVDLALTDKDQYQQYVTDAHPSIAAFGGMFLLMIFLDFIFEDRDIKWLGWLERPLAKLGKVDMLSACIAMIVLLITSMTFATNAHQHGGTHADKAQTVLISGLAGLITYLIVGGLSGYFENKLEEDEEREHEEEEAAARTGKPRSAVALAGKAAFFMFLYLEVLDASFSFDGVIGAFAITNDIVLMALGLGVGAMYVRSLTVYLVRQGTLDDYVYLEHGAHYAIGALAGILLVTIQYEINEFITGSIGVILIAWSFWSSVRRNKALAAEEGDADAADKAEVSSGV
- a CDS encoding IS5 family transposase, whose product is MATSQQRKPYLSDLSDARWELIEPILTAWRAERQKTSLNLGCKVTDLREVMNAILFLNRTGVPWRYLPHDFPPHTSVFSYFSAWTADGTIEKLGVRLHRMVREQAGRTAEPTACVLDAQSVKTATSVPTDTQGTDAGKKIVGRKRSIVVDTLGLLLLVIVTAASVSDNEAGKQLLTQITAEHPTITKAWVDTGYKTQAIEHGAALGIDVDVVPRNTQVKGFSVIPRRWVVERSFGWIMMHRRLARDYETKPAHSESMIRLAMISNLAKRATGETPITWHNP